Part of the Sporomusa termitida genome, GTTTGCTGTGGCCGCACTGCTGGTATTTATGTGTTTCTGTGTATTTGCCGTCTATAATGCCTATACAATCGCGACGCTGGAGGACCGCCTTACGGCTGCGCAGCAGCAACTGGAATTGCTGCGGCCGACTCAAGCGAAGATGGCGTCAGCGAATTCGCAGCAGCAGGCAATTAATGCCAAAACGAACCTGCTTGCTAAACTGACCACTGAGCGCAAGCCCTGGTACGCGCTTGTCGCCAGGCTGGCAGTCATTATGCCGCCGCAGATCTGGCTGGATGAACTGGGGACCGGCGATAAGAATACGTTTAAACTCAAGGGCAACGCCCTGACCTACCCTGACCTGGCCGCATTTATGCAGCTGCTGGAGCAGGATGACCTGTTTACCGAACCGGTCCTGATCAGGGCCGAGCGTGATCAGCAGTTAATGGTTACCAGGTTTGAAATGAATGTAAAGATCAAGGGGTTGCAGCCATGAATTTCTCCTGGGCCAAACTATCAACAAAGCATAAAAGCCTGGTTTTTGCCGGCGGCTTGCTGCTGGCTGGCTGGTTGTATTATGCCTGGATTATTCAGGAACAAAACGAACAGATCACAGCGCTGACAACCCGGCTGCAGGCCGAGAACCAAAAATTGGCTGTTATTCAGGGGTTTGCCTACAGCCACCCGGAGCCGGCTGCATTTCTTGTTGAGCTGGAAAGAAAGCTGCTGCAGGCTGAGGCCATGCTGCCTAATCAACCTGAACTCGGAGGTTTGCTGGCGCAGGTTGAGCAGGCTGCCAGGGCCTGTGGGCTGCAGCTGGTTGAGATAAAACCGGCGACAGCCGTTGCGAAAGCCGGTTATCGTGAGATGCCGGTGGAAATAGGTATTAAGGGCACCTTTGCCCAAACCGCCGAATTCTTAAAAAAACTTGAAGATATTCCCCGCTTTAATTCCCTTACCCAGGTTAGCATGAACTCCCGGCAGGGGATATTAGAGAGTAAGCTTGTACTTATTGTTTACAGCTACGGGGGGGCGGCCGGAACTGCCGGTGACAAGCAGGTGCCCGCCGGGCCAACAGACAGGAAATAGCTGATATATCGGAAATGAGGGTTATGTATGCTAAGATTCATTACTGCCGGCGAGTCCCACGGCCCGGCCCTGACGACTGTTATCGACGGCTTACCGGCTGGCGTGCCGTTGGATATTGAACTGATCAACCGTGATCTGGCCCGCCGGCAGAAAGGTTTTGGCCGCGGCGGCCGGATGCTGATTGAACAGGACAAAGCCGAGATTACCGCCGGGGTGCGCTTCGGCCAGACCATGGGCAGCCCGGTAACGCTGGTCATCCATAACCGTGACTGGGAAAACTGGCAGGACCGGATGGCGCCTGCCGGCTCACCCTGCGGTCCGGCGGTTACGGCACCCAGGCCGGGTCATGCCGATCTGACCGGGGTACTGAAATACGACCGGCAGGATGTCCGTGATATCCTGGAGCGGGCCAGTGCCCGCGAAACGGCGGCCAGGGTGGCGGCCGGTGCCGTAATGAAACAGTTGCTGAGTGCCGCCGGTATTCAGATCCTGGCCCATGTCACCAATATCGGCGGCGTTCAGGCTGCGGCTGCGCGCCCGGCGTTTGCGGCGTTACAGGCCGGTGTGCTGGCCTCGGAACTGAGTTGTTTTGATACCAAAGCGGAAGCGGCCATGAAAGCAGCCATTCTGACGGCCAGGGAACAGGGCGATTCCCTGGGCGGTATCTTTGAGGTGCTGGCAGTTGGCGTTTTGCCCGGCCTGGGCAGTCATGTCCAGTGGGACCGGCGGCTTGATACCAAGCTGGCGGCCGCCCTGATGTCGATTCAGGCCATTAAGGGGGTTGAGGTCGGGGCCGGCTTTGCCTATGCCGGCCTGCCTGGCAGCAAAGCCCACGACGAGATCTATTACGATCCGGCGCGCGGCTATTACCGCCAGACCAATAATGCCGGCGGCCTGGAAGGCGGCATGAGTAATGGCGAGACTATCGTGCTGCGGGCGGTGATGAAACCGATTCCCACCCTGATGACACCGCTGGCTTCGGTGGATATTGTGTCCAAGGCGCCCCTCCAGGCCAATACGGAACGCAGTGATGTCTGCGCGGTGACGGCGGCCGCCGTGGTGGGCGAGGCGATGGCCGCGATTGTGTTAACCGAGGTGTTGCTGGAGAAGTTCGGCAACGATAACCTTCCCGACCTGTCAGCTGCAATCAGCCGTTACCGACAGCGCCTGAGCGGCCGGTAGAGGGGGCTGTATTTATGCCTGCAGCTGCGTTTATGGAAAAACTGAATACCTGGTACGACAACTTGCCGCTGCGGCAGCGCTATCTGGTACTGGCCGGCACCGGGATTATCCTGGCCGCCGCCATCGCCTTGCTTGGCTTGCCGGACAATCAGCCGGCAACCAGGGTAACCCCCGGTGCCGTCAAACCCCAAGCGGCGGTTGTTCAGCCGGCGATGCCTGGCGGTTACACAGCCCCGCAGACGATGCGTGATCCCTTTGCCCCGCCGCCGGGGTTCGGCAAGCCGGCAATTACCCCGCCACCCGGCAGCATTCAGCCCGGACCGGCTATGGCCCCTCCCGGCACTACGCCTGCGCAGACAGCGCTGCCATTGCTGGTGGGAGTCGTATCAGGCGGTGACAGGCAGATGGCAATTATTATTTACAATAATACCAGCAGAGCCTATTATCCCGGCCAGGAGATCGGTCCTTATCAATTGATTCAAGTTGATGCAAATTCAGTAATAGTCCAAGGACCTGGCGGACAGCAGGTCTTAGCACTGGGAAGGTGATATGATGCGTTTGATAGCAATCCGCATACTGGCAGCCCTGCTGTTGTCCTTTACGGTGGCCGCCACCGCGCTGGCGGCCAGGCCTGTTGTTAATATGAACATTGTTGACGGTGAGGTCCGGGATGTGCTGACTGCCCTGGCCGGTATCGGCCAGATGAATATGGTGATTGACGATTCCGTGGGCGGGACGATATCCATTCAGCTCCGGGATATTCCCTATGACAATGCCCTTAGCCTGGTCTGCAAGACCAAGGGGCTTACCTATCATGAGGTTGACGATGTCCTGGTGGTGGGGGTGGCCGATCAAATCGGCCGGGGCTTTGGAGCCGTCCATATTTTTAAGCTGAAATATATTAACCCTGATTCGGTCAAAGATACCATCCTGTCAATTCTGTTCGGCGAGAAAAAAGGTGAACGGCGAACAGAGGCCAGTGCCGGCAGCACGAGTACCAGTGCCGGCAGGAGCAAAAGCAGTACCGGGACTACCGGCAGCAGCAGTACTGCCGCCGCCGGCGCCAAAGCCAGTGAACAGTCAACCGCGCTGGACCGGCTGACAATCGACTATGCCACCAACTCCCTGGTTTTGTACGGGACAACAGCCGAGGCGGCCAAGATCCAGGCCCTGCTGGCCGAGCTTGACATCCCCTACCAGCAGGTGTCACTGGAAGCGGAAGTAGTTGCAGTCAACAAAGATAAAAGCAAGGATTTGGGGATTGAGTGGTCCTGGGAGGCAACACCCCAGTACGCCGACTATGAGGCGGCAGAAACGGAGGTTGTCTATGATGCTAATCGCAACCCTGTCGGCACTCATGTTACTGAGGCCGCCAAGGTTACCCGGACGAACAATAGCGGTGTCATTCAGTTCGGGCGGAATCCGGAAGGTTATCCCTATGAGTTTTATTACCAGGCCAAGATTAATGCCCTGGTCAGCAATGGCAATGCCCGGGTGCTGGCCAAGCCCAAGGTCACGACAATTAACGGCAAACAGGCGCAGATCCTGATTGGGGACCGGATTCCGGTACTTGTGGAAAAAATTGAGAATGGCGAAAGCAAAACCACCACTGAATATGTTGACGCCGGCATCAAACTGGTATATACTCCTCGTATCAACACCGATGGCTTAATTACGGTTGAGGTACGCACCGAGGTGAGCAGCCCGACCTTAGTAGCCGAGATGAAGGCTTACAAAATCACGACCCGCCAAGCGGAAACCACTGTGCGGCTCAAAGATGGCGAAACAATGGTGATCGGCGGGTTAATCGGGTCATCAAACAGCGAAGTGAGAAAGGCAGTGCCGTTCTTAAGCAATTTGCCGATCCTGGGGGCGCTGTTTAAAAACAGCAGTAAATCCAAGACCGAAACCGAGGTTATAATCTTCCTGACACCCCGTATTGTCAACTAGCAGGCCCTGCTCATTTCCGGAGGCATAATGAAAAACATAGTTCTAATCGGGTTTATGGGGACCGGCAAGACCAGCACCGGGCGCTTGCTGGCCGGCCGCTTGAACCGGACTTTTATTGATATCGATAAAAAAATTGAAATCCAAACAGGCCTGGCCATCAGCGAGATTTTCCAGCTGTATGGCGAGAATCACTTCCGGCAGCTGGAACGGGATGTAATTTTCCGGGTATCCCGCTATCATAATACGGTCATTGCCACCGGCGGCGGTGTTGTCCTGAAGCAGGAAAACATGATCAGATTAAAAAGCAGCGGTATCATTATTGCCCTGACTGCCTCGCTGGAGACAATCCTGGAACGGACTTCCCGGCGCGGCGTCCGGCCTTTACTGGACTGTGAGGATCGGGCCGAGCGGGTGGCCCGGCTGTTTAATGACCGGGCCAATCTCTACATGAAGGCCGATTATACGATCGATACCACCTGTCTGCCGCCTCATCATGTGGCAGAAAGGATTATCGGGCTGTTGCGCGAAGGGAGGCATCTGCGTGGGCGAAGTAAGGGTTAGCCTGGCCGACCACAGTTACAGTATTTATATCCAGACTGCCGGTCTGCGTCAGATCGGGCAGTTTATGCAGGCCCTGTCCTGCAGTAAAAAAGCACTTATCATCACTGATGGAAACGTTGGTCCCCTTTATGCCGCTGTCGTCACCGACAGCCTGCGGGCCGCCGGGTTTGCGCCCCAGGTCCTGGTGGTTGCGCCCGGTGAAGGCTCAAAGTCACTGGCGACCGCCGATAGGGTGTTTACCACCGCAATCAGCAGCGGCCTGGACCGCAAGTCGCCCATTGTTGCCCTGGGCGGGGGGGTAATCGGCGATCTGGCCGGGTTTGCTGCCGCCACCTATCTGCGCGGCGTACCGTTTGTGCAGGTGCCGACCAGCCTGCTGGCCCAGGTCGATTCCAGTGTTGGCGGGAAAACTGCGGTCAACCACCCGTTGGGTAAAAATCTGATCGGCGCTTTTTATCAGCCCCGGCTGGTGCTGATTGACCCGCTCGTACTGGATACCCTGCCGGAACGGGAGTTAAAAGCCGGCCTGGCCGAGGTCATTAAATACGGCATCATTGCCGATGCTGATTTTTTTGCTTATCTTACCCGTAATGCCGCCGCAATCCTGGCCCGGGACCCGGCGGCGCTGACCGCGGTGATCAGCCGCTGCTGCCAGCTTAAGGCCGCTGTTGTCGCCCGGGATGAACGGGAAACCTCGGTGCGCATGCTCCTGAATTTTGGCCATACGATTGGCCATGCTGTGGAAGGGGTAGGCGGCTATGCCGAGTACAACCACGGTGAGGCTGTGGCTATCGGCATGGCTGGCGCCGCCCTGCTGAGCAGCAGACTGGGATTGTGCCCGCCGGCTGCGAGCACGGCCGTACAGCAGCTGCTGACGGCCATGGGCCTGCCCCTGACGGCTCCCGGTTACGGGCTTGAGGAACTGCTGGGGTATCTGGCCCGCGATAAGAAGGTTGTGGACAGTAAGATCAACTGGGTGCTGATGCAGGATATTGGCCGGGTAATGGTTTCGGCGGATGTAGAAGTAAAACAAGTAAGGGCTGTATTAGCACAATTAACGGTATTAAAACAATAGTACAAGATCTATAATGGGGTTCTATTAATTCCGTTTCCCAATGCGATAATATATGTGATCAGAATTAAATCATAAAGAGGAAGGGCCTAATTGGTCCTTCCTCTATTTATCATATATCAGAAATTTATTGGTATCATTTATTAGTCCACGAATTAACAACTACTCCGCTGGCAGTTCCGGATAAGCCTAATTTATCTATAACGTTGCTGTCATAAGCAATAGTTGCGCCATTCATATTTAAATTCCCGTTTGTATATATGCCAGCTGCTGTTGAAGTACTATTGCCTTCAATGTTATTGTTAGCAATGAAAATTGTTTTTGGAGCACTGCCACCATTTAGATTAATTGTTCCAGTAGCCACAAGCATTCCTGTTCCTTGTCCGCTTACTACTGACGCATTATTTAGAGCAACATTTCCTGTGACATATACTTTAGAAACAGCATCAGGTAAACTGTGGTTGATTGAGCCGCCGTTGAAAGCCATACCCTTCTTGGCGAGTACAGTAACATTCCCACCTGTAATAGTGGCGGTATTATTTAGCGTAACGGTGTCATTTGCATATATTTTTACTGAACCGGTCGCCGGGGCAGTGACTGAGCCGCCATTAAGAGTGAATTTACCAGTAGTATAAATAGTTATGTTATCACCTGATATATTTTTACTGGTTTCAAAATCTCCCTTAATATATATTGTCACTGAATTGCCGCTTGATGCAGAGTAACCATGATTATATTCAGCGTAATTTCCATTAACATAATAAAAACTTTCATTTAAGGTATAAGGACTGCTAACTGATGTCAAACTAGTCCCTGCCATTGTAATATCAGGCATAGGAGTCATTAATTCATTTACATCCAACACCGGTGCTGTTGTTAATGATTGAAAGCCGCCTTTAACAGCCGCAGGCTCCCAAATTGTGTATTTATTGCAAAAGGCAGTGCCATTAATAGCCTCTTTCCTATGAGTATTTACTGTAATATAAGTATTTGATGCAATATCGCCGGTAATCAGTGACTCGTTAACAGTCATGTTTTTATCAGCAAACGCCGCATATGGAAAGATATCTGTTTTGAGATTGTTATTGCCTGCTTTTGCTTTAGCGGACAGTGTAACAGTTCGAGATATTGAACTATTTACGTTACCGGTCGATATAATAGTGATTGTATTATCCTCATTTTGGATAACTTCCACTGTAAACGTACCCGCAGTAGGTGTTCCGGCATTTTTAGTGGGGGAAGTATAACCGGTTGTTGCATACTTTATATTGTCAGTTAACTGGGCAATCGCCCACTGGGCCCCGGCTTCGGCCAGATACTGGGCGGCAATATTGTCCCGGGTGCGGGCGGCGGTCGTTACATTGCTGGTGCTTAAGGCGGCATAGGCGCCGCCGATAATGCCGAGAAACAGCATCGCCAATATGGCCAGCATTCCGGCCGAGCCCCGGGAATTATTGATTAGTTTCAGCATTAGTTTCACCACCTATTTTACAAATTGGTTAATGGGGATGACCATGGTTCTTTGGTCAATATGCTGTTGGTATACCGTATCAGTGACCCGGATGGAGATATTCATATGCGTATTATCACCCGCAAAGATATCGGTGTCCGGATCGTCTATCTTGCCAATCTGAATGTCACCAGGTTCGACAAACGTGTGTCCGGGGACCAGGGCAGGGGTTCCGCCGGTGAACGGCACCCGGTAAAAATGAAAATTGTCTTTATCAATGTAATATAAAAACGTCCCTGGCTCATCCGGCCTTATTGATTCATAATACAGCGCATTATTATCCAGGGCCTGATTATAATCCACAATATTGTAGTTCTCGCCATAGCGCAACTCATTGGCAATGTTTAGCAGCACAAGATCGGCAGTCTGCTGGATGTCATAGCGCCGCTGGCCGTACATATAGTTTTTTATTAGGGAAGAGAACAGCCCGCTCAGAGCCGCTCCCAGTATAGCGGTTATAGTTATCCAGACGAGAATCTCAATGAGCGTGACACCGGCTTGCTTATTATCCTTGTTTACCATGGCTGCTTCCTTTCGTTCCTGTTGATCATTGGGCAGCGGGCGGCGTAACTTTAGGGAAGATGGTGGTGAAGGGCACTGTGTAAGCTGTATTTTGCCGATTATGCCAGCTTATGGCCACCGTTACTTCCACCAAATCAGCGGCATTTTCCTCTGGGCACTGAACTGCCGTTGTCCTTACAGAAAAAGCAGGATTGGAGGCGGTTGCCGTTGCCTCCAGGCTGCTGTCAAACCACTCTGTGCTGGTATAGGGATAAGGGGTTTCTGTAGTTAAGACCGGGGTCGCGCTTTGCTGGCGGAGCTTCAGGTACTCAAACTGCTTTTGGGCCAGATTGGCGGCCGTTGTGTACTCGGTAGACGCGCCTGCCGATTTTCCGGCCTGCAGAAATAATCCGCCAATGGCGATTAAGGCGACAGAGATGATAACAATGGCCACAAGTACTTCAATTAGCATAAACCCTCGCTGAGAATGCAGTTGCTGCATCAGACACACTCCTAACTAATCTTCATGCAACCGTTTATATTTACTAATTATACCATATATGCTTCTGATATAATATATTGTTAAACCGTCGCCGGAGCGCCAGGACGGTGTTTTTTTGTTAACTTTTCAGAGTTGCAACATAACGAAAATTTAAAATATTTTACGGCAGGAGTGCCTAGCCGGCTGTCGAATAGGAATTGGGTATGTAAATTTCTTCTGGAGGAATGAGCAGGTTGGCAGGCAAGCAGAGAAAAACAATGATGATTGCAGCGGTTGTTGCCCTGGTCCTGGCGGGGATTATTGGCTACCGGATTTACAGTAATCTGTATGCAGGCCAGGAGCGGGCTGCACGGGTATCACAGGGGCAGGCCGTGGCTGTCGAGGTTGCCGCCGTAACCAGGCGGGATATTACACCGGTATTAACCTTCTCCTCCAGTCTGGAACCGGTATGGAATGCTGAGATTGCGAGTAAAGTTGACGGACGCATTGATCAGCTCACCGTCGATGAAGGCGATTTTGTTGCGGCCGGCATGACGATCGCTGTGCTTGATATGGGCGAGCTTTCGGCCCAGGTTATTCAGGCCGAAGGCAGTTTGCTGCAGGCTCAGGCCAATCTGGAACAGGCCGAACTTGACTTTAGGCGGATGGAAACCCTGGCCGCGCAGGGCGCTGTTTCCTCACAGACGCTGGATTCGGCCAGAACGAAGCGGGATTTAGCCGCAGGCCAGGTCCGGGCGGCTGAAGGGGCTGTGGCTTTATATAACAGCAAACTGACAGGTGCTACTGTCACTGTGCCCCGTAATGGGGTAGTCGTCAAGCGTTTCCTGCAGCCTGGTTTTTACGCCCGGGCAGGGTCGGCCATTATAACCGTGGCTGATATTACCACCCTGCTGGCCAAGGCAACGGTCGGCGAAGCCGAGATTGCTCAGCTTAAACAGGGAGCCAGCGTCAAAATCAGGGTCGATGCGCTGGGCAGCCAGGAGTTTAACGGCACCATTACCCGGATATCACCGGTGGCCGCAATGCCTTCGCGGACATTTATTGCCGAGGTGACAGTTCCTAACCGGCAGAATAACCTGAAGGCCGGTATGTTTGCCCGGGTTGAGGTGCCTGGTCAGGTCCATGCGCAAGCGGTTGTTGTGCCGGAAACGGCGTTAGTGATGAAAGAAGATAAAAAGACAGTGTTTGTGGTTACGGCTGCAAACAAAGTGGAGCAGCGTCCCCTGCGCCTGGGCTATATTGGCGGTGGCTGGGCCGAGGTGCTTGACGGTGTGAAGGCAGGCGAAAAGATTGTTGTCGCCGGCCAAAACAAGGTCCGGGACGGTTCCACGGTCAGCGTGGGAGCGCCCCCGGGAGGCGGGCCGGTAAATGATTGATATTTTTATCAGACGGCCCGTGTTTACGACCATGCTGGTCATGCTGCTGGTGGTGTTTGGTCTTACCTCCTATCCCGGACTGGGGGTTGATCTGTATCCGGATGTTGAGTTTCCGCTGGTTATGGTTAATGTTACCTATACCGGGGCCTCACCGGAGGAGATGGAGAGTCTTATTACCAAACCGGTGGAAGACGCTGTCAGTTCGGTTGCCGGTATTAAGACGCTGTCATCAGTATCACGGGAGGGGGTTTCCCAGACTACGATTGAATTTGAGCTGGGAACCGACCCGAAGCTGGCGGCCAATGATGTGCGGGAAAAAGTTGCCGGCGTCCGGCGGCGGCTGCCGGAGCAGATTGATGAGCCGGTTGTACAGCGCTATGATATTACGGCCCAGTCTATTCTTTCCTTCAGTCTGGCCTCTGACGTCAGGCAGCGGGGGGAAATCAGAAAGATTGCCGAAGATATTGTTAAAGATCAGATCCAGCAGCTGGAAGGGGTCGCTGAGGTCAATGTCTATGGCGCTGCTCTGCGGGAGATCCAGATCCTGGCCGACCCGTATAAACTTGAGGCCTATGGCCTTTCTTTACAACAACTGCTGGATGCGGTGAACAACAACAATGTTAATACTCCCGGCGGCCGGGTTATGGAACAAGGCTTTGAACTGACGGTAAGAACTATTGGCAAATATGAAAGTGTCGATGATATCCGGAGAATCATTGTCCTTAATCAGGAAGGCCGCCTGGTGCGCCTGCAGGATGTGGCTGCTGTGGAGGATACCTGGGCGGAAGAACGGACTTATGCTGCCACCAACGGGGTCCCCAGTGTTATTGTGTCTATCCAAAAGCAGTCCGGCACAAATACGGTGGGGGTTGCGGAAACGGTTAAGCAGGCTATGGAGCAGTTGGAGCAGAATGTGCTGCCGCCTGACATTAAGGTCACCAAGGTACGGGATAATGCCACCTATATCCGGGACAGTGTTGACGACGTCATGGTGTCTATGGTGTTCGGCGGCTTGCTGGCCGTGGCTATTACCTTCCTGTTCCTGCGTAATACGCGGGCTACTGTGATTGGGGCCATTGCCATCCCCACCTCGATTATATCAACCTTCTTTTTGATGAAGGTGATGGATTTTACCCTTAATAATATGTCGCTTATGGGTCTTAGCCTGGCAGTGGGCATCCTTATTGATGATGCTATTGTTGTTGTCGAGAATATTTACCGCCACATGGAGGCGGGAAAAAGTCCCCTGGTGGCAGCCCGGGAGGGGACGCAGGAAATCTCGCTGGCAGTTTTGGCAACAACCTTCTCCATCCTGGCCGTGTTTGTGCCTGTTGGCAACATGGGCGAGATCATCGGCCAGTTTTTTAAACAGTTTGGCTTAACTGTCGCGTTTGCGGTCGCTTTTTCCCTGTTTGTTGCTTTTACCCTTACCCCGATGCTGTCGGCTTACTGGCTAAAGACCGGCGAGGGAGAAGGGCGGCGCCTGCGCTTGCTGGAATGGGTGCTGGATAAGTGGGAGCAAGGGTTTGAAGCGTTCCGGGAAACGTACCGTCAGCTTTTGTATTGGGCCCTGCAGCGCCCCCAAAAGCTGGTGGTCCTGGCCTTGTTATCCCTGTTCCTGAACGCTTTGCTAGTACCCTTGTTAGGCTCAGAGTTTCAGCCAACCTATGATTCGGGTGAATTTAATATTAACATAACGGCACCGGCCGGCACCTCCCTTGAACGCAGTAAGGAGCTGGTAGTCCAGGTCGAGAAAGAGGTTATGGCGATTCCGGAGCTGGAATCGGCCTATCTGGTTGTCGGTACGAACCGGCAGATTTACCGGTCGATGGTGGGGGTACGGTTGGTGGACGCCAGTGAACGCTCCCGCTCAATGATGGAGATTATGGATTCGCTGCGGGTAAAGTTTCGTAATGTCCAGGGTCTGAAGGTATCGGTGCCGCCCGGGCAAAGCCAGGGCCGCGGCGATTCCCGGCCGATTCAACTGGCCCTGCGGGGGCCTGAACTTGATCTGCTGAATCAGTACGCCGGTATCCTGGCGGAAAAAATCAAGCAGATTCCCGGTACTACCGATGTTGATATCTCCAGTGAACAGTCCGAACCGGAGGTGCAGGTTACATTTGATCCGGACCGTCTGGGGGATGCCGGGCTGGATGCGGCCACCGCCGGTAAAGCCGTGCAAACTGCTTTTTTGGGGGCAACGGCTAAGAATCAATATAATGTGGCCGACAGTGATTATGATATGCGTGTTCAGTTACAGCCCGAAAACCGGCTCAGCCTGGCTGATGTGGCCAACCTCCGGCTTAGCAGCAACAATGGCTTTGTTCGCCTGGGGGATATTGCCGAGGTAAAATTATCATCAGGCCCGACGCAGATTGACCGGGAAGACCGCCAGCGCCAGGTTATCGTTTATGCCAATGCTGTTGGCACCTCGCCCGGGGAAATCATTGCCAAGGTCAAAGAGCTTATCCCTGACCTGAATCTCCCCCTGGGGTATAGCCATAAGCTGGTCGGGCAGGCCCAGATGATGGAAAACTCATTTAATGAGATTGGCAAAGCGCTGGTATTGGCTGTTGTGCTGATTTATATGGTATTGGCCGCTGAATTTGAAAGCTTTATTCACCCGCTGACAATTATGCTGTCTTTGCCTTTCTCCCTGGTTGGGGCTGTCCTCGGGTTGTTGATAGCAGGCAATACGATTAACATCATGTCCCTGATCGGGATCATTATGCTCATGGGCCTGGTAACTAAAAATGCGATTTTGCTGGTTGATTATACTAATCAGCGGCGGGCAGCGGGGGTACCGGTTGTTGAGGCCCTGGTGGAAGCCGGTTCGGTACGGCTGCGGCCGATTTTAATGACCACGATGGCCATGATCTTCGGGATGCTGCCGATTGCGCTGGGGATTGGCGCCGGGGCCGAAATCCGTTCCTCCATGGGGGTTGCGTTGATCGGCGGTTTGATTACCTCGACCTTTTTGACACTGATCATCATCCCGCTGGTGTATCTGCTGATTGACAGAATGCAAAATTATTTTAAACATAAACAAGCGGATAAGGCGGAAAAAACCCCTAGCGTTTAATGCCAGGGGTTTTCCTTAGGCCAGCTGCCAGCCTTCGATCACCAGTTTCTTAAAGGTGAAAAAGCTGCTGAGGGTTATGGTTAGAGGAATATTGGGCAGGTCGTGGGGTACATATACCGTAATACCCCGGATTTCCTCCCGGGTGTAGCTGTCGGGATTGTGCGGCAGTCCCAGACGGACAGACGGGCTTTCCCTCAGGTCAATACAGCAGCTGATGACCGGGAAAAGTTCCAGATATACCGGTTTAGCCCGGGCGTTAATATACTCCAGGGCCTGGTCGGTGATTGTCAGCATAGTCATAAGAACCCCCTTTAAAATTCCTTTGCCCAATGCTTCGCCAGCCAGGGAATTTTATCCTGCTCATAAAGTAAAAGCCGGCAGCGGCGGCTTTCCGATTCGATAGTGACATAATGCTTAGAAACTGAATATCATACAGTATAGTATTCTCAGACGCGCCGCCTTGGGGGTGATGCCATTGTTTTTTAACCAGACGGAGGAACTTAATAACCTGCTGGCATTAATGAGAGTGCAAAACAACTATATTTATGAGGTGAACAAATTAATCTACAGTGCAGTGTCTGATATGACGCTGGCCACTAACCATGAGTTTTCCGGGTTTGTCAGTCACTTTTCGCAATTTGCCCGTTATCACTATAATAGCGAGGGCTACAGTCAGGCTGCGCAGCTGGTGCAAAGTTACCATTATATACTCCTGGAGCGATTGCTTGACAGTCAGGTACTGGCTGCCGCCGAACAAATGGAGATCGCTATCGGGCATTTGGAAATGGCTGTCCGTGAGACGCAAATCCGGTTAAACCCGCAAGTGCTGCTGTTAAATCATGGCATGTTATTAATGGAGGAAACGCAACTCAAAATTATTGAGACCCTGGAAGTATTGCTGAAAAGTTCTCATCCGGCTCTCCAATTACAGAATTAAAACCCCAAACAGGATTTTGACGGTAAATATTGAATTCTTTATAAAGACATAATGCCTGACAGTAC contains:
- a CDS encoding PilN domain-containing protein — encoded protein: MKVINTTIKINLLPPDERQEFWPVNRLFAVAALLVFMCFCVFAVYNAYTIATLEDRLTAAQQQLELLRPTQAKMASANSQQQAINAKTNLLAKLTTERKPWYALVARLAVIMPPQIWLDELGTGDKNTFKLKGNALTYPDLAAFMQLLEQDDLFTEPVLIRAERDQQLMVTRFEMNVKIKGLQP
- a CDS encoding type 4a pilus biogenesis protein PilO, whose protein sequence is MNFSWAKLSTKHKSLVFAGGLLLAGWLYYAWIIQEQNEQITALTTRLQAENQKLAVIQGFAYSHPEPAAFLVELERKLLQAEAMLPNQPELGGLLAQVEQAARACGLQLVEIKPATAVAKAGYREMPVEIGIKGTFAQTAEFLKKLEDIPRFNSLTQVSMNSRQGILESKLVLIVYSYGGAAGTAGDKQVPAGPTDRK
- the aroC gene encoding chorismate synthase, producing MLRFITAGESHGPALTTVIDGLPAGVPLDIELINRDLARRQKGFGRGGRMLIEQDKAEITAGVRFGQTMGSPVTLVIHNRDWENWQDRMAPAGSPCGPAVTAPRPGHADLTGVLKYDRQDVRDILERASARETAARVAAGAVMKQLLSAAGIQILAHVTNIGGVQAAAARPAFAALQAGVLASELSCFDTKAEAAMKAAILTAREQGDSLGGIFEVLAVGVLPGLGSHVQWDRRLDTKLAAALMSIQAIKGVEVGAGFAYAGLPGSKAHDEIYYDPARGYYRQTNNAGGLEGGMSNGETIVLRAVMKPIPTLMTPLASVDIVSKAPLQANTERSDVCAVTAAAVVGEAMAAIVLTEVLLEKFGNDNLPDLSAAISRYRQRLSGR
- a CDS encoding type II secretion system protein GspD, with protein sequence MMRLIAIRILAALLLSFTVAATALAARPVVNMNIVDGEVRDVLTALAGIGQMNMVIDDSVGGTISIQLRDIPYDNALSLVCKTKGLTYHEVDDVLVVGVADQIGRGFGAVHIFKLKYINPDSVKDTILSILFGEKKGERRTEASAGSTSTSAGRSKSSTGTTGSSSTAAAGAKASEQSTALDRLTIDYATNSLVLYGTTAEAAKIQALLAELDIPYQQVSLEAEVVAVNKDKSKDLGIEWSWEATPQYADYEAAETEVVYDANRNPVGTHVTEAAKVTRTNNSGVIQFGRNPEGYPYEFYYQAKINALVSNGNARVLAKPKVTTINGKQAQILIGDRIPVLVEKIENGESKTTTEYVDAGIKLVYTPRINTDGLITVEVRTEVSSPTLVAEMKAYKITTRQAETTVRLKDGETMVIGGLIGSSNSEVRKAVPFLSNLPILGALFKNSSKSKTETEVIIFLTPRIVN
- a CDS encoding shikimate kinase, translated to MKNIVLIGFMGTGKTSTGRLLAGRLNRTFIDIDKKIEIQTGLAISEIFQLYGENHFRQLERDVIFRVSRYHNTVIATGGGVVLKQENMIRLKSSGIIIALTASLETILERTSRRGVRPLLDCEDRAERVARLFNDRANLYMKADYTIDTTCLPPHHVAERIIGLLREGRHLRGRSKG
- the aroB gene encoding 3-dehydroquinate synthase; translation: MGEVRVSLADHSYSIYIQTAGLRQIGQFMQALSCSKKALIITDGNVGPLYAAVVTDSLRAAGFAPQVLVVAPGEGSKSLATADRVFTTAISSGLDRKSPIVALGGGVIGDLAGFAAATYLRGVPFVQVPTSLLAQVDSSVGGKTAVNHPLGKNLIGAFYQPRLVLIDPLVLDTLPERELKAGLAEVIKYGIIADADFFAYLTRNAAAILARDPAALTAVISRCCQLKAAVVARDERETSVRMLLNFGHTIGHAVEGVGGYAEYNHGEAVAIGMAGAALLSSRLGLCPPAASTAVQQLLTAMGLPLTAPGYGLEELLGYLARDKKVVDSKINWVLMQDIGRVMVSADVEVKQVRAVLAQLTVLKQ
- a CDS encoding PulJ/GspJ family protein; this encodes MVNKDNKQAGVTLIEILVWITITAILGAALSGLFSSLIKNYMYGQRRYDIQQTADLVLLNIANELRYGENYNIVDYNQALDNNALYYESIRPDEPGTFLYYIDKDNFHFYRVPFTGGTPALVPGHTFVEPGDIQIGKIDDPDTDIFAGDNTHMNISIRVTDTVYQQHIDQRTMVIPINQFVK